One Capricornis sumatraensis isolate serow.1 chromosome 8, serow.2, whole genome shotgun sequence genomic region harbors:
- the LOC138083709 gene encoding collagen alpha-1(I) chain-like, whose protein sequence is MGSRTPSWNPPSRPSANPQMETFAEPRLPPRIRLSLHLGLPGSPKPEIHSLRQGFDLPTLPESGEASGFAAPCPPPPRSRKPYKTGSETAAGSAALPGRRGGGGGPVTWKTKGARGPALIAVERPPPHGPGPPRLSGAPGSSRSPKSGRGSEAPTEKPGTRRPVQQWRRGGSASPHEGPGRPGRGAGGKRDAGNAGAPGSGRSGAQTEPRPAIGAPLRRPGAGGEEGRRGGEERAAGGGGGGGGEGAPPPFHPTSQRRPGALAPRLLPSAAPARRPRGRGFCPRSAPADRSSLSARPLHPGRAPRSAGRRARHPSARSPGARPEIAGLPTSKGRPAHQSARAARRRGLALTRGPRARSAPRPRGRPGQGPGPRIGSPPRPQGPPGRTRRPGAWGAARPGRECGEPGGEGGGGGAPGCPASAEDPSGPRPAAAALAPRPPGPAGRAFDAGAASSSRSAYPTSSRRFQQKLRRGPHCALQRRGPAHGPEREVSAWRARAAPGPPPPLCAPGRRAAPSPAPPRPRPGRSPSRPRRPRRGRARPRPRPGGPAGQPLGRGRASAPPFRAQPAAGDPGAPGPGRPRDSWLRALLFTSRRPAVPSCQDLIKAPPAPRARPAALIPPRQSPPRSAGPRRPP, encoded by the exons ATGGGCTCTCGGACTCCCAGCTGGAACCCCCCCTCCCGGCCCTCGGCCAACCCCCAGATGGAAACGTTCGCTGAGCCCCGCCTCCCGCCAAGAATCCGGCTCAGCCTACACCTCGGTCTTCCCGGTTCCCCGAAACCAGAAATCCACTCACTCAGACAAGGCTTTGATCTCCCAACTTTGCCAGAGAGCGGAGAAGCCTCAGGATTcgccgccccctgccccccgcccccgcggAGCCGCAAACCCTACAAAACCGGATCAGAAACC GCCGCCGGTAGCGCCGCGCTGCCCgggcggaggggaggggggggcggCCCCGTTACCTGGAAGACGAAGGGGGCCCGAGGCCCGGCTCTCATCGCTGTCGAGCGCCCCCCGCCCCACGGCCCCGGTCCACCCCGACTGTCCGGAGCCCCGGGAAGCTCTCGCAGCCCCAAGTCCGGGCGCGGGTCGGAGGCGCCCACAGAGAAGCCCGGAACGCGGCGGCCGGTCCAGCAATGGCGACGAGGAGGCTCGGCCTCTCCGCACGAGGGGCCGGGGCGGCCGGGGCGCGGGGCCGGCGGCAAGAGGGACGCGGGGAACGCAGGCGCCCCGGGCTCGGGCCGCTCCGGCGCGCAGACTGAGCCTCGGCCGGCGATCGGGGCCCCTCTGCGCCGACcgggggctggaggggaggaggggaggaggggaggggaggagagagcggcgggagggggagggggcgggggaggggagggggcgccgCCGCCCTTTCATCCCACCTCCCAAAGGCGCCCCGGCGCACTCGCACCCCGACTGCTACCCAGCGCCGCCCCGGCGCGGCGCCCCCGGGGGAGGGGGTTCTGCCCCCGCTCCGCCCCCGCCGATCGCTCCAGTCTCTCCGCCCGGCCCCTCCACCCCGGCCGAGCCCCCCGGAGCGCCGGGCGCCGCGCCCGCCACCCCTCTGCGCGCTCGCCCGGAGCGCGCCCCGAAATAGCCGGCCTGCCCACTTCAAAGGGCCGCCCGGCACATCAAAGCGCGCGGGCCGCCCGCCGCCGCGGCCTCGCACTCACCAGGGGTCCGCGCGCGCGCTCCGCGCCCAGACCTCGCGGGCGCCCCGGGCAGGGCCCCGGCCCCCGGATCGGCTCGCCGCCGCGGCCCCAGGGCCCCCCGGGCCGGACCCGGCGTCCGGGAGCATGGGGAGCCGCGCGGCCGGGGAGGGAGTGCGGGGAGCCCGGCGGcgagggaggcggcggcggcgcgcccGGCTGCCCCGCGTCTGCGgaagatccgagtgggcctcgcCCCGCCGCGGCCGCCCTGGCCCcccggccccccggccccgccgGCCGGGCTTTCGACGCGGGCGCCGCTTCCAGCAGCCGCTCCGCGTACCCCACGTCCTCCCGGCGCTTCCAACAAAAACTGCGCCGCGGACCTCACTGTGCACTTCAAAGGCGCGGGCCGGCGCACGGTCCTGAAAGGGAGGTAAGCGCCTGGCGCGCCCGCGCCGCCCCCGGGCCCCCGCCGCCCCTCTGCGCGCCCGGCCGGCGCGCGGCCCCCTCTCcggcccccccccgcccccggccgggCCGGAGCCCCTCCCGTCCCCGGCGCCCGCGACGCGGCCGGGCGCGCCCTCGGCCCCGGCCCGGGGGGCCCGCGGGGCAGCCGCTCGGCCGGGGCCGCGCCTCTGCCCCACCTTTCAGAGCGCAGCCGGCGGCGGGGGACCCGGGCGCCCCGGGCCCGGGGCGGCCCCGCGATTCATGGCTGCGAGCGCTTCTCTTCACTTCCCGGCGCCCGGCGGTACCGAGTTGCCAGGACCTGATCAAAGCGCCGCCGGCCCCGcgcgcccgccccgccgcccTGATCCCGCCGCGCCAATCCCCGCCGCGCTCGGCCGGCCCGCGCCGCCCGCCTTAA